Proteins from a genomic interval of Gordonia sp. SL306:
- a CDS encoding coniferyl-alcohol dehydrogenase, with protein sequence MGSEQRKIVVVGAGSGIGAATAAHFHGRGDHVLAVDIKPNDTPAAEHREVDLRDGAAVTALLGSMGSGWDLLAHVAGVPGTAPDSDVLRINYLGARRMIEGMLPLLNPGGAIVAVASTAGMGWTQRTELLEGLLEADDADGVDGWLAAQEPGYPAYNTSKEALLIYAKRVSGPALAEYGVRVNTVSPGPVETPILTDFEESMGKDTLEMVRATVGRHGNVDDIVPAIDFLGSPDARWVNGQNLEVDGGFIASMIAGAPIQL encoded by the coding sequence ATGGGATCCGAACAACGCAAGATCGTCGTCGTCGGTGCCGGGTCGGGCATCGGAGCCGCCACCGCGGCTCATTTCCACGGTCGTGGCGATCATGTGCTGGCGGTCGACATCAAGCCCAACGACACACCTGCGGCCGAACACCGCGAAGTGGATCTGCGTGATGGCGCCGCGGTCACCGCTCTCCTGGGGTCGATGGGATCGGGCTGGGACCTGTTGGCTCACGTGGCAGGTGTCCCCGGGACCGCTCCGGACAGCGATGTGCTGCGAATCAACTATCTCGGTGCCCGCCGCATGATCGAGGGCATGCTCCCGCTGTTGAACCCCGGTGGCGCGATCGTCGCGGTCGCGTCCACGGCCGGCATGGGATGGACGCAACGCACGGAGCTTCTGGAAGGACTGCTCGAGGCCGATGACGCGGACGGGGTCGACGGGTGGCTCGCCGCGCAGGAGCCCGGCTACCCGGCGTACAACACGTCGAAAGAAGCCTTGCTGATCTACGCCAAGCGCGTGTCCGGCCCGGCGTTGGCCGAGTACGGGGTGCGCGTGAACACGGTGAGCCCCGGTCCGGTCGAGACCCCGATCCTCACCGACTTCGAGGAATCGATGGGCAAGGACACGCTCGAGATGGTCCGCGCGACCGTCGGACGCCACGGCAACGTCGACGACATCGTCCCGGCGATCGACTTTCTCGGCTCCCCTGACGCGCGCTGGGTGAACGGACAGAATCTCGAGGTGGACGGCGGCTTCATCGCCTCGATGATCGCCGGAGCCCCGATCCAGCTCTGA
- a CDS encoding SDR family NAD(P)-dependent oxidoreductase, whose amino-acid sequence MDLGLGGAAVVVAGGGRGMGRAAARCFADEGARVAILARTQQDLDETVVELGQRGSPDAVGLVVDVRDDAAVTQVFADLDARWGELNVLVNAVGPNVRGTVEDLSDEQWRVAFDDGVLGIVHCVRSALPLLRKAEWARVVNFSASSTQRQTVSLVAYTAAKSMVTSISKNLSLQLAPDEILVNVVSPGSVASDSLIAWARSVGVDTTDPYALMSAITEHFGHPAHLPRVGLPEEIGPVVAFLASRRNSYMTGANINVDGGTDFT is encoded by the coding sequence ATGGATCTGGGATTGGGAGGCGCCGCGGTGGTGGTGGCGGGCGGCGGTCGCGGCATGGGCCGGGCCGCCGCTCGGTGCTTTGCCGACGAGGGCGCCCGGGTGGCGATACTCGCACGCACGCAACAGGATCTGGACGAGACAGTCGTCGAGCTGGGACAGCGGGGCAGTCCCGACGCCGTCGGACTGGTGGTCGACGTGCGCGACGATGCTGCGGTGACGCAGGTGTTCGCGGATCTCGATGCCCGCTGGGGTGAGCTCAACGTATTGGTGAATGCTGTCGGTCCCAACGTCCGGGGGACCGTCGAGGATCTCTCCGACGAACAATGGCGGGTGGCTTTCGACGACGGCGTGCTCGGCATCGTCCACTGCGTGCGTAGCGCGCTACCGCTGCTGCGGAAGGCGGAGTGGGCCAGAGTCGTCAACTTCTCCGCCAGTTCCACACAGCGACAGACGGTGTCGTTGGTCGCGTACACCGCGGCGAAGTCGATGGTGACGAGCATCTCGAAGAATCTGTCGCTGCAACTCGCGCCGGACGAGATCTTGGTGAACGTCGTCTCACCCGGCAGCGTCGCGTCCGACTCGCTGATCGCCTGGGCGCGGTCGGTGGGCGTCGACACCACGGACCCTTATGCCCTGATGTCGGCGATCACCGAGCATTTCGGCCATCCGGCGCATCTGCCTCGTGTCGGCCTGCCCGAGGAGATCGGGCCGGTGGTGGCGTTCCTGGCCTCCCGCCGGAATTCCTACATGACCGGCGCGAACATCAACGTCGACGGCGGCACCGACTTCACCTGA
- a CDS encoding SDR family NAD(P)-dependent oxidoreductase, translated as MAFEGEVVLVTGGAGGLGAATVRKLHAEGAVVVIADVNDEPAQKLADELGNKALYVHTDVLDDDSVNAALAKADELGTLRYAVIAHGGIGVLEKIVNRDGSPHSSKGFTDTISLYLTGTYNVLRLTAAKLATQEKKANGERGAIVMTSSIAGFEGQMGQSAYSAAKGGVISLTLTGARDLSSVAIRLNSIAPGTMRTPLLELLGDEALDKFATSIPFPKRLGTPEEYAGLAQYLLENTYINGEVVRIDGAQRFQMR; from the coding sequence ATGGCATTCGAAGGTGAGGTGGTCCTGGTCACCGGTGGCGCCGGAGGCCTGGGAGCCGCAACCGTCCGGAAGCTGCACGCCGAAGGCGCGGTGGTCGTCATCGCCGACGTCAACGATGAGCCGGCGCAGAAGCTGGCAGACGAACTGGGCAACAAGGCTCTCTACGTCCATACCGACGTCCTCGACGACGACTCGGTCAACGCCGCTCTTGCCAAGGCCGACGAACTCGGCACCCTGCGGTACGCCGTCATCGCCCACGGTGGAATCGGTGTGCTGGAGAAAATCGTCAATCGTGACGGGAGTCCGCACAGCAGCAAGGGATTCACCGACACCATCTCGCTGTATCTGACTGGCACATACAACGTCCTCCGTCTCACCGCGGCCAAACTGGCGACACAGGAGAAGAAGGCCAACGGCGAGCGCGGCGCGATCGTGATGACGAGCTCGATCGCCGGCTTCGAGGGTCAGATGGGACAGTCGGCATATTCCGCGGCCAAGGGAGGCGTCATCTCGCTGACCCTCACCGGTGCAAGGGATCTCAGTTCGGTCGCCATCCGTCTCAACAGCATCGCGCCCGGCACCATGCGGACTCCGCTGCTGGAACTGCTCGGCGACGAGGCGCTGGACAAGTTCGCGACCAGCATCCCGTTCCCCAAGCGTCTCGGTACGCCGGAGGAGTACGCCGGTCTCGCACAGTATCTCCTGGAGAACACCTACATCAACGGTGAGGTGGTCCGCATCGACGGCGCGCAGCGTTTCCAGATGCGTTAG
- a CDS encoding crotonase/enoyl-CoA hydratase family protein → MSDEVLLERRGRILIITINRPEARNAVNRATSQGISDAVDELDEDPSLSVAIITGAGGNFSAGMDLKAFAAGEIVAIEGRGMGFTERPPAKPIIAAVEGYALAGGTEIVLATDLIVAARSAKFGIPEVKRGLVAGAGGLFRLPERIPYQKALELALTGDSFTAEQGERYGLINVLAEDGSALDEAIALAERITENGPLAIAATKEVIAKSRSWSEDEKWQKLIETIVPVFASKDAQEGSIAFAERRKPNWTGS, encoded by the coding sequence ATGTCCGACGAGGTATTGCTGGAACGTCGCGGTCGTATCCTGATCATCACGATCAATCGACCGGAGGCGCGCAACGCCGTCAACCGTGCCACCAGTCAGGGCATCTCCGACGCCGTCGACGAGTTGGACGAGGACCCGAGCCTGTCGGTGGCCATTATCACCGGTGCAGGAGGGAACTTCAGCGCCGGAATGGATCTGAAGGCCTTCGCCGCCGGCGAGATCGTCGCCATCGAGGGCCGGGGCATGGGTTTCACCGAACGGCCGCCCGCCAAACCGATCATCGCCGCGGTCGAGGGTTATGCCCTGGCCGGCGGAACCGAGATCGTGTTGGCGACCGATCTCATCGTCGCGGCGCGGTCGGCCAAGTTCGGTATCCCGGAGGTCAAGCGGGGTCTGGTCGCCGGCGCAGGCGGTCTGTTCCGTCTGCCCGAACGGATTCCGTATCAGAAGGCCCTCGAGTTGGCGCTGACCGGCGACAGCTTCACCGCTGAGCAGGGGGAGCGGTACGGCCTGATCAACGTTCTCGCCGAGGATGGCAGCGCTCTCGACGAGGCGATCGCCCTCGCCGAGCGCATCACCGAGAACGGCCCGTTGGCGATCGCCGCGACCAAAGAGGTGATCGCGAAGTCGCGCAGCTGGAGCGAAGACGAGAAGTGGCAGAAGCTCATCGAGACCATCGTGCCGGTCTTCGCCAGCAAGGACGCCCAGGAGGGCTCGATCGCCTTCGCGGAGAGGCGCAAGCCGAACTGGACCGGGTCCTGA
- a CDS encoding thiolase family protein, whose protein sequence is MSKPVIVGAARTAIGRSFKGTLVNTPTEQLATAILPEVIRRSGIESSEVNDIIFAETNYGGGDMARYAAAANGMDDVPGQAVSRHCAGSLTAIGNAAAQVGSGMEKVVVAGGVQSLSTGPLMKWRVPAPGEEMTFTEPWIPPSHPETPDAPTLDMAITVGWNTAKKVGITREEMDAWAVRSHERAIAAIDEGRFVDEILPLKVQLPDGSMVDFAVDEFPRRGTSMEKLASLPVLHPEIEGFSITAGNSSGMNDAAAAVTVVDDEYASAHGLDVMASVRAWASVGVPPRDCGLGAVKVIGPALERAGLKVSDVALWEINEAFASVPIAACREHGIDEELVNFSGSGCSLGHPIAASGARMVTTLLYELKRRGGGIGVAAMCAGGGQGGAVVVEVEG, encoded by the coding sequence ATGTCAAAACCCGTCATCGTCGGCGCCGCACGTACGGCGATCGGGCGTTCCTTCAAGGGGACGCTCGTCAACACCCCGACCGAACAACTCGCCACGGCGATCCTGCCGGAGGTCATCCGTCGATCCGGCATCGAATCCTCCGAGGTGAACGACATCATCTTCGCCGAGACCAATTACGGCGGAGGCGACATGGCGCGCTACGCCGCCGCCGCGAACGGCATGGACGATGTGCCGGGGCAAGCGGTGAGTCGGCACTGCGCCGGCAGCCTGACCGCCATCGGGAACGCGGCCGCCCAGGTCGGCTCCGGAATGGAGAAGGTGGTGGTCGCCGGCGGCGTGCAGTCGTTGTCGACCGGTCCGCTGATGAAATGGCGCGTACCGGCGCCCGGCGAGGAGATGACCTTCACCGAGCCCTGGATTCCGCCGAGCCACCCCGAGACGCCCGATGCGCCCACGTTGGACATGGCCATCACCGTCGGGTGGAACACGGCGAAGAAGGTCGGCATCACGCGCGAGGAGATGGATGCGTGGGCGGTCCGTTCGCATGAGCGTGCCATCGCCGCGATCGACGAGGGGAGGTTCGTCGACGAGATCCTGCCGCTGAAGGTGCAGCTCCCGGATGGCTCGATGGTCGACTTCGCCGTCGACGAGTTCCCGCGCCGGGGCACGTCGATGGAGAAGCTCGCGTCACTTCCGGTGCTGCATCCCGAGATCGAGGGATTCTCGATCACAGCCGGGAACAGCAGTGGCATGAACGACGCGGCCGCCGCGGTCACCGTCGTCGACGACGAGTACGCGTCGGCACACGGCCTCGACGTGATGGCATCGGTTCGTGCGTGGGCCTCGGTCGGTGTGCCACCCCGCGATTGCGGACTCGGCGCTGTGAAGGTGATCGGACCGGCGCTCGAGCGTGCCGGACTGAAGGTCTCCGACGTCGCGTTGTGGGAGATCAACGAGGCGTTCGCGTCGGTGCCCATCGCAGCATGCCGTGAACACGGGATCGACGAGGAGTTGGTCAACTTCTCCGGAAGTGGTTGCAGCCTGGGTCATCCGATCGCCGCATCCGGCGCGCGGATGGTGACCACGTTGCTCTACGAACTCAAGCGCCGCGGTGGCGGAATCGGCGTCGCGGCGATGTGTGCCGGCGGCGGTCAGGGCGGCGCGGTCGTCGTCGAGGTCGAGGGCTGA